The genomic interval ACACATCTgttaaaggagaaaggaagggggTGGTGGACCTTGGGCTTTATGGTGACTAGACCTTTCTTACTCACATGTACAGTAGCCTTGTGCACATCCCAACGCACGTTGTGCTGATCTGCCACATGTGTGATAAGATTGTCATTGTAgtacagggaaaaaaaacaaaatagagcaTCTAATGACACTGTGGTATATGAGTCCATAACTTTCTGGTCACTTCCAGTTATGGATTCTTTTCTTAGAGAGTAAGCTAATCAaataaccaaaagaaaagaattattcaacaatttaaaaaaaattcaatacaGTTTAAAATTTGCCCCCACACTTGACTTAAATCTCCCGCCCCGTCCTCGCCTCTGCAGAGGCCCCCTGAGAAGCTTGGCCTGGAGAAACACTTTCTCCTCATGCCACTGCAAGCTGAGCCCCTCTAGTGCGTGAGGGGAGTGGAGAGGAGACACGACACTAGCGTCACTAGTGTAGCCCTGCCTCCTTGAGTGGGTTCTCCGGCAAGCGAGCCCTGGTCACTGATGGCTTCTGAGGGGTGTGCATCCAAATGTGGGTGTTCCCAAGGACACATGAGGGGCTCTTCCAATTGCCCCACCCTCCCATCTGGGGGGACTCCAGCTTGGGTTCCTCCTTACCCCTCTGATTCTCACTCCCTGAAGTGCCCACCCTAGCTTCTTGGATTCCTACTGCATCGTGCTTGACCTGTGGCAACTCATATCCTTCCTGGTGTCAAATGGTAGAAGGCAGACAGACAACAAGCCCCtcctgtccttctctctctctggcagaACAACTCAGCTTCATAAGCAGATGACCAAATGAAATGCCAGTCTCTCCTTGAGGGCCCCTGAATCCACCCGAAAATCAGGCAGAACTTgcccctcacctggctgtggaATGGGGCCGGggcccagcctccccaccccagaTGTTCTGGGACCCTCActctccctcccctttctccagtcTTGTGCTTATTTGGACttcaggggtggggtgggaaggaggcAGTTGATTATATCAGGGTCAGTTCTGCTCTGGATGATGGGGGCAGGGCTTTGTCTGGTTCTCAGTATTGGGCACTCTGGTTAGAATGCGGAATACTTAATCCCTGCCGTTTACATATCTAGGCCTTTGTGCCAAAATTAGAGctgcaggaaaaaacaaaacaaaacagtgtatGAAATAGATAAGAACCAAACTGTTTCAAGTGAGGGCACTGCAGATggtagaggaggaagggagggtgcTCCACGGGCCTGGGTTACCCTCTGGGAGTGAAGGGAGGCCAGAGAATGTCAGAGGGAGTACCAGGACTTCCAGACACCAGGAGCCAAGGGgaaaggaggggtgggagagTGAAGAATATTCTCAATCAGTGGGGAGATTTCCAATGATTCACCCAAAAGTGGGCATATAACCCAGAAGCAGTCAATTTATTGCCTGGCCAAGTGATTTATGAAACAACCCGGTGTGCAAAGTTCTGCCGTAAAAGGGAATTTGAAGGATAAAATATGGAAAAGAGAATCAAGAATTTGGtattgggaaaaaaatcaagacacATAGGAAAACCAAGAAAATGCCTGATCAGTATTAATATCTGCCCAGTTTGGATGCGAAATTAGGTAACCGATTAACCCATTCACTGGAGCCATGGATCTTCAATGTATCTTCAGAGCTGTCATGAAATTTCTAGTCCCCTTATAGTGGCTTGTTTTCTTTCCCATAAAGCCGCATGACTTCGGGCTGCTTGAGTGACCCTGTTTCTTGCAGTCACAGAGCCTGACAAATGTAAAGCCAGTAATACAGCAGTGAGAATGGGCCTGGTGAGTTCTAATGGGAAAAAAAGACCAAAGAAAAGTCCTCACGTTCATTTCAGTAGTGCTATAGCCCCTGTATTATCACCCTGTGGGGTTCAAGGCTGTGTCTGTAATTGTTTGGTTACTTAAAGCACGTATGTTATCACAGACTTGGTGTAGAAAGGTGAGCTCAGAATGATAATACGATTTGCAGATAACCCTTACACACAGGCGAAAATAGTCTCATCACTCTCTGGGGAGGGGGGGAATGATTGCTTCAAAGTTTGGTTTAATTTTTAATCTTAGCTTGCTTAATTAGACCAATCACTAACTTTTCTCCCCAACACCCATTTTGTGCCTAACCAGCTCCAGCACGGGAAAACTGCTGCAAACCTACGTCTCTAACGCTAAGACCTAGCAATTACGCTTCCAGGAGCCGCTCAAGAAAAACTCTCACATGTCTGCACAGATATAAAGATACAGTTACAACAATAAAAACTGGAAATCTTAACCAGCTTTTCTTTAATTTACTCGACCACAGGTATTAGTTTATAGAACACCTATTACTAGCTGGAGAAACactatttatttgggaatagTGTCTGGGGGAGCCTatttgggaaatgcaaagtaCTTTTCACCTTTAGCAACACCTTCcccccacccatttttttttcccctccagctTCTGGATTCATCGAATCCTcacccaaaaatcaaattaaaacttgGGAAATTCCCAAAGACAGGCTTCTGGACCTGCTTTTCCCAGGGGAAGGGACAGCCAGCAGGGTGTTCTGAGACTAACGCCCCTCACTTCCCAGGAACTTCAAATAAATTATTCAGTGCCTCAGAGGAGGACTGCAAACAAGAGCTAAAAGGCCCACCTCAGAGTGTGGGAAAGGGCAGGGAGGAAGCAAAGGCCAAGACTGAAGGTCAGGAGTTCCAGAAGAAGCTATTTTCACAGGTTGTAGGTGCTGAGCTGAGGAAGTTCGGACAAGCACTGGTGAGAAAGTGGCGATTAACCACACGGGCGCCAGGAGCCAACTGATTGTCACACAGGGCTTGGCTGCTTAGCCCTTAGAAAAGCAGTTACAGGCCCCGTGCCCTGTGGTCAGCCACCCCACTACACTGCCGGGCACTCACTGCCCAGAGCCTGCCAAGGTTCACGGGCActgtcttcctctgcctcttgCCTTTCAACGGCAGACTGTGTCAGAAAACAGCACATTCGATATGGGTTTGAGAACCAGTCCAAAGAATCATGTATTTGGGAAAATACCTAAGAAATCAAGCAGGCTAAATGATGATAAATAATACTGCATGCTTCTTCACTCATGTCCCacccttaaaaaaaaacctcagatGGAATATCATTTGAATGTCTTACATGGGATGCAAAGCAATTTTGTGTATTGGTGCACAGATGAGTTACAACTTTGTCCTTAAACAACACGTCTGCAGGGTGAGGAAGGCCCTGCCTGGAGCTTCCTGCCACGACTGGACTTAGGCCTGGCCTGAACTGAAACTCTCAGAAAGTAAAATAGCCTAAATTTATATCACCTGCATCTACTGACTGACACACGTGGAGGTGCGCTGTTAACTAAGGCACAAACCCAAACACAGCAGCCGGTCAAACAGCCCCCTGGGAAATACCGTTTGGCTAAGtgaggtttctttttttcttcttcttcttctttttaacactaaaaaggaaaacaacatatgcaggaaaccataaaacccttcaACTTAACTGTAGCCAACGGTCAATCTCAGGATATAATGGGTAGGTTGTGGCCCTCTCTGTAAAGCGTGCGTGTGCACCTCTGAATAATTTCCAATTTCCTCACTTGCTAGAATTCTCTGCCTTTTTCACTCACTGTATTTAtagttttctcttctcttctgcctCAGTTACTTCTTCCAAAACTTGGTCCCCAAGTTCATCTTTTCTCTCTTAGGTAAAAAATATAAGAACATATACCTTCTGgaatatatatagatattcaaCTCAGCTAATCACTTACACTGACTCCTTTACAGGGTGGTGGAAGGGCAGCCCTGGGAAAAGCCTGGCAGGTGGGAGGGCTGAAGGAAGTCAGAGGACAGCCAATCCGCCCAGTGGCTCCAAGGCCTTGGTTCAGCCTGTTTCTCTAGTACCGGCTGCGGAAGACGTCCATTTACTGCTAAATTTACTGGAAATCAGTGTGAGAGCCCAGGAGGCTCTTTCCCACTTCTGACCTCGTGACCTCAGACCAGTCAGGAACCACCCTCAATTTGATTTCTCCACGTCATGAAGGGAGCGATAATCCCTTGTGGTATATGCGTAGGGAGAAGAGGCGAAAACAACACCGGGACAGGGATTCTGACACTTCAGTGAGCACTGGAAGcacgtgaggggcttcagagcccCACCCCTGGCGTTTACTAGTCGCTGTCATCTGTCCTTAACGAGaatttccaggtgattctgatgtggaGGTTCATGTACCAGACTGGGAGACAGTGGCTTTGGGAATTTATGTCTGGAAGCATCTTCAGCGATGCTGGCACTGTGctttgtgtgtacatgtgttaCTTTGTGACATCCCATGGGGTGAGCTGCCAGCCTGTAATGAGCCCATACACGATGTAGGAGATGCTACATATGTATTCTCACTCAGTTCTCACAACAGCCCCGTGAGTTGGAGAGCatgctttcttctttgtgtttaatGGTTTGGAACATAAAGGGGCTAAGAAATGTAACTGAGGTCACTGAGCTAGTTGGTCTCAGGGCCAGCATTCTACCAGgctgcaccaagtcaggggattCTCCTGACCTGTGGGCCAGACAGGCAAAGCGCTTGGAAGCTCTTCAGGCCCCACTGAAATGATGTGAATGTAAAGTGAACAAGAATTAAGCATTGATTATATGCAATGAACCAGGGAAGGCAAATCTGGGCACATAAGAAGCATGTAAGGCCTCATGCCTCCTCCAAGAACTCTATTCTAATAGGGCTGACCAGTTTGGCTATATTGGAGTTTGGCAAACGGTAAAGACAGGCTAAAATCATTTTGTGCAAGGCCATAAATAGCCACACATGAATTTTAATCTGGAAGGTCTGAAATTTAGCAGTCAGAACTGCCACACACAATGCCTGGACATGCTCCTCCCACAACCCCTCTCTACCTGAGCTTTCAACTGATGGCTAGAGAAAAGATCTAGGTGTATGGGGGTAATTTTCCAAGCAGAAATTGAGGGCTAGGGGTAAATGTTAATAAATACGGATTAGAGAGGTGTTCTATTAGgcatcaaaggggaaaaaaaggcataaaaacaaaaccaccagcaagaaacagaaagctTACCAAACTTCCACCCTGAGATCCAAATGGTACAATGGATTTGTATTTCTAGCAGAATTCCTACTTTTCTTGGATGTACAGATCTTTCTAAAGGCCTCCTTAGGTCCTTACATCGTTTTAAATTTCAGATGAAACATTCTTGACCCCTAGAATTGCCCCTACCACGTTTTCTAACTCGTAGGTACCCTGCAAACACAGGAAATCCTAGGTGAGTACTGGTATCCATCTCCCAGCGCTCTGCTCTTTCTTCAGAACCCCTTAATCTTCAGTACCCCTGCCTGCCCCACCCTCACAGCAGTCTGAGCACAAATCCAAGACCTTTCAGGCACTCAGCCCCCCATATGCGTTtacagttctttattttttttcttgggacTTACAGGCACTCAACTAGGATTATTACTGGTTCACCCTTCTGACTGGAGCACAGGGCCAGAAGCAgtgtcttaaaagaaaaatggctTGATATTACTAAAAGAAAACCTTTCCCTATTGAAACCTTTCAAATTATCTGAAAGAAAAAGTCATAGTAAAGTGTTTGGTTTCTCAGGTTTATTATGCCTTATACCACCTAACACATAAGTATCCCTTTATGAATGAAAATCGAttcagaagaaaacacaaaaatgtttCTTACATTTACTCTGTCACTTATGAGGAAGGACACACACATTCAACCTTTTACTTTTAAGGGAACGTTATCaaaattcttaaagaaaatacTTGAGGCATTTGCCCCTACATGGAAAGtcaagggaaaataaaacagtTCCAGCAGAACCCTACAaaatatacctttaaaaaatgCATCATATGTTTCATTTATGTCACGGTTTAATACTTCGGatctgaaaaaaaaactaaacaatcATTATCATCGCTACAATGAACAAAAAGTTAAACGTAAGCACTTTTATAGAAGAGTTCTTCCTTCTGCAAAGGTTTTTGAAGAGACCTAAGACACCATGCTGTTTTCAGGTCTTTTTAAGAAACGAGGTATTACAATCGCAGAACACAAATACACTGATAGTAAACATATCAGAATACAGGAAAGAAAAATCTGGAAACTGGTAGCTATAGATCTTTAAAAGATGAGATTATGTTGAAAATAGTTATCCTCATTTGGAGGGGATTTATTGCTTTTCATTGAGCAAAAATGTTGCTTGTTTTGGATTACAGGTTCCAAAAATCTTTATTTGACTACACATTCCATGGTGAAGGTGCTTCCTTTCGTACAAGCAATCTTGATCATTAAAGGGTTATTTCCAAACACCTTTGCTTATTAACCCCTCCTCTCTCCAGTGCTGAAAAAACTAgaagacacagaaagcacacatttCTAATTCAACATTTGGAAGTGAAGATGGGTTTTGTTAGTTAATGGCAATTGTTAATCCTCAAAATAAACAGGAAATTGTGCTACTTGGCAAGTTGCAGGTCCCAAACCAAATACTAATGGGCTTTAGGAAATCCAAGATGCTTTCTCTCCTTGCATACAGGTCTCAACAATAGGGCTGTGCCAAGATGCTTATAAAAAGCCTAAATCTCCACGAGCTGAATGCTATTCAGATGGAGAGGGGGAGAGCTTTCCTCTTAGCCCTCCTGGAGCCAAGTTTCCAGGCCATCCCTGTTGTTACATTTCTCTTACAGTAACAACCATGTTGGGCGTGGCACAAAGCAGAGATTTCAGCACCGTGAGTCTTTCTGCTTTTgaggaaaaaatgtatataacttTTACATTTCACAATGGGTTGATGCTTTCTCCTCCACAGTATATTGATAATTTAATCTGTGGAAAACAATTTTAGCCACTGCTAGATGGGAACTATGAGCAAGCCAAGGAGAAAGCAGCTTTaggaaaataaacttaaaaaaaggaGCAGCCAGCCAGTTTCATCTGTTAAAAAAATCTGTCCATGTtgcccctcctcctctttttttgaAATTCCAAGACAAAAGGCATTTATTTAAATGTGGTAAACTCAGAAAATTCCTAGAAGGCGTGTAGAGTTGACACATACTCAGCTGACGCCATCATTTCAGAGTCAGGGCCTGCCAAACCTACCGGAGAGGAACTTAGAATTCCTCAGTAAGATGGCATTTCACAGGCTTCTCTGATAACTTACTCGTTTCAAAGCTAAGGCAGATGGTGTAGTTTCTACACTGCAGGGCCCTCCCAATTTTAGGCTCTGGGCATAATAATGACAAAAGTCAAGATTTAGGGTTCAGTTCCagctgattttatttccttctcaaaAAAAGTTATTTACAGAAGGTATATATCAACAATCTGACAGGCAGTGAACTTGACATGATTAGCTGGtatgattttctctttttatcccCCAAACATTGTTTTTTGTGGCCTTGAAGTTTAGGACAAATATTCTACACGGCATATTGCACAGGAtggatggcaaaaaaaaaaaagctcaacaAAAACCCTTAACGGAACTGCCTTAAAAGGCAGGCTCCTAGTGCCTGTCATGTTAtattaaacatacatacacacaatcttTTTGCTTATTATAATACAGACTTAAATGTACAAAGATGTTTTCCACTTTTTTCAATCTTTAAACACAACAGCTATAAACCTGAACACATATGCTATCATCATGCCATAAGACTAAAACAATTATATTTAGCGACAAGTAGAAAAGGATTAAATAGTCAAATACAAGAATGAAAAACGCAGTACATAGTGTCGCGAACTCAAATCGGCATTTAGATAGATCCAGTGGTTTAAACGGCACGTTTTTGCTTATAAAAAAAGTGCAAAAAAGATGTGGTTTACGAGTTAAAGCTACAGGATCCCTTTTTGTTGTAAATGCACCAGTATTAAAGCCTCTCGACAGAACAGTATTTTGtctaaaaaattttgtttttcttgaaggCATAGTGCGTGTGGCTAATTCTACTCCCCTTTGTAGAAGACTGGGGTCGAGCGGGGGACACTGGTGGCGGGTTAAGGGATACTGTCACTTTAAGAAGCCTGCAGATTGAAGTGTAAACATGGAGAAATCAGGGGCTGATTTTTTAAACTGTGAGATATTAACCAGCCGCCCTATTATAAAATCAGGAAATCCAAACAGCGATTTACACCGATTAACAccccctttatatattttttacaaaaatacacTGAGAAAATAATCAAACGTTTTCatctctcttgtctttttttgtttttttaaaagtgtcAAAAGtctacatttaaatataaaaaattaaaagttaaaactcTAGCCCTTCAGTGAAGGAGACGTAAAATGGCGTGGGTAACGacaactaccaaaaaaaaattaaaaaattaaaaaatagaaagaaagaaaaaggaaaaagaaaaaaaaaggaaggaaggaagaaataaaggaagggaaaattaaaaggaagccaaagaaaggaaagaaaaaaggtttaaagtaaaaaaaaaaaaaaaacaatgtttggCCGGTATAAATACGTCCACATATAAAATGGCATCTAATTACATTTACAAGGAAACAAATACGAGGATGGAGCGTCGGTGAGGGAAGGAAACGCGTCTTCTCATGTACACctgcaaggaagaaacacagacacACCGAGAAAAAATTTGGTCCTGAATTGGTTTTTAAAGTCCAGCACAGATTTGAGTTGCGTCTGAATCCTTTAAAGAGTTAAGAATGAAAAAAAGCTGGTGATCATTTCGTCGCAGGAATCGAACATAGCGCCATCTATCCGCTTACTTACCTACACTACCCGGGAGGCCGCCCCCCAGCCGCGGCCGGAACCCGCGGGGACGGGGAACATGCTCTGGGGACCCGCCGGCCCGCCGCGCCTCCGCGGCGGGGTCCCTCGGCCCCGGCCCAGCCCGCGCCTCCCCGAGGCCCGCCGTCCGTCGGGCGCGGCCTCCGTCCTCCTCGGGAAGGGCTGCCGGGGCCGGAGGGCCAGTTCTCGGGCGCGCGGGGCCTCCTCCCTCCTCGCCCGACCGGCAAACAAAGCGAACCGAAACGAGAGCAGCGGGGGCCGAGGGGCGGCGCCCGGGAAGCCCGCCCGGCGGCGGGGCGCGGGCCGCCGGGGCTCCGCGCAGGGGCCGGGGCGCTCCCCGCGCCCGCGCCTCTCTGTCCGGCCCGGGCCCCGCGGCCCCCGCCTCAGTAGGTGAACACCAGGTTGGAGATGCTGGACTCCAGCCAGTCCCCCGAGATCATCTCGCTCACCTCGGGCGTGCAGTAGTCCGGGAACTCGAAGTGCGAGCCCGCGCCCGGCTCCAGGCTCAAGTCCAGGTCCCGGTCCAGCGCCGACGACGAACTGAAGCTGCCCAAGGACATGCTCTCAAAGTTTGAGCTGGGGTTCAGGTCGAGCGGGTCGTCCTCGAGCTCGTCGTCGGAGGACGAGGAGCCCGCGGACGAGCAGGCGGACGAGCGCGACGAGGCCGAGGAGGACGCGCGCGAGGGCGCGCTGGACGGGGCGGGCGAGGCGGCGCGCAGGCCGGCGTAGCTGCGGCCGTCGGCGGGCGACGAGGCGACGCTGCTGCGGCCGATCAAGCCCGGCCCTTCGGGCGAGCGGCCGGTGCCGCCCTCCTCGTACGGGCCCAGGGGGTCGCCGGGGTCGGCGCCCGCGCCCGCTCCGCCGACGGGCGGCGGCGACGCGCCCAGGCCGCCGAACAGGTAGACGCGCTTCACCTTGCGGTCGGCCGCGGGCTTGCCGGGCGCCGCGAGGCTGGCGCCGGCCGGGGCCGCCGCGGAGGCCGCGGCCGCGGCGCCGGGAGTCCGCGCCCTGAACAGCGCGTGGTggtcggcggcggcggcgcccagGGGCAGCAGCGCGGCCGCCCCCGCCTGCTCGGCCGCCGCCTTCCCGCCGCCGCCCGCCAGGACCAGCTTGGCGTGCGGCTTGCCGCCCGCGCCGCCCGCGCCCTTGGAGCCGCAGCTCTTCTTCGGCGCGGCTTTGGCGCCGGCGCCGCCGCCCGCGCCACCCCCCGCACCGCCGCCACCCCcgtggccgccgccgccgcccccgacCTTGTCTCCCTTCTCCCCGGTCTtggaggcggcggcggcagcgccgCCGGCCCCGGCGTTGGCCGACTTCACCTTCTTCCTGGGCCGGTACTTGTAGTCGGGGTAGTCGGCCATGTGCTTGAGGCGCAGCCGCTCCGCCTCCCGGATGAACGGGATCTTGTCGCTGTCTTTGAGCAGCTTCCAGCGCTTGCCCAGCCGCTTGGAGATCTCGGCGTTGTGCATGTCGGGCGACTGCTCCATGATCTTGCGCCGCTCGATCTGCGACCACACCATAAAGGCGTTCATGGGCCGCTTGATGTGCCCGCTGGGCGTCTTGCACCAGCTCGGGTCGTCGGCCTTGCCGCCCGTGGAGGCGGTGGAGCCGGGCGTGGGCGACGAGGCGATGCCCAGCTCCAGGCCGGCGCCCGAGTCCGAGCTCTCGCCGGCCAGCAGCGCCTCCGTGTTCTCGGCGTTGTTGGTCTGCTGCACCATGGCCCCGACTCGGCGGGCGCCCACGCGCGCTCACACAATCGCGGCGGCCGCGGCGCGATCGCCGGGCCCTCCCGGCTCCCCGGGCAAGCGCGCGCCGAGGGGAAGGACGCGCGCGGCCCAGCCGGCCCGCAGCTCCGTGCGCGCGGAGGAGCCCCGAGAGCCGCGGGCAGCCGCACCCGCCGCCTGCGGGGCAGTTGTAGTTTCCAGGCTGGGGAGCGTCTCCCGGCCTCGCTCTCTGCCGCCGCGC from Manis pentadactyla isolate mManPen7 chromosome 16, mManPen7.hap1, whole genome shotgun sequence carries:
- the SOX4 gene encoding transcription factor SOX-4 isoform X2 encodes the protein MVQQTNNAENTEALLAGESSDSGAGLELGIASSPTPGSTASTGGKADDPSWCKTPSGHIKRPMNAFMVWSQIERRKIMEQSPDMHNAEISKRLGKRWKLLKDSDKIPFIREAERLRLKHMADYPDYKYRPRKKVKSANAGAGGAAAAASKTGEKGDKVGGGGGGHGGGGGAGGGAGGGAGAKAAPKKSCGSKGAGGAGGKPHAKLVLAGGGGKAAAEQAGAAALLPLGAAAADHHALFRARTPGAAAAASAAAPAGASLAAPGKPAADRKVKRVYLFGGLGASPPPVGGAGAGADPGDPLGPYEEGGTGRSPEGPGLIGRSSVASSPADGRSYAGLRAASPAPSSAPSRASSSASSRSSACSSAGSSSSDDELEDDPLDLNPSSNFESMSLGSFSSSSALDRDLDLSLEPGAGSHFEFPDYCTPEVYMRRRVSFPHRRSILVFVSL
- the SOX4 gene encoding transcription factor SOX-4 isoform X1; translation: MVQQTNNAENTEALLAGESSDSGAGLELGIASSPTPGSTASTGGKADDPSWCKTPSGHIKRPMNAFMVWSQIERRKIMEQSPDMHNAEISKRLGKRWKLLKDSDKIPFIREAERLRLKHMADYPDYKYRPRKKVKSANAGAGGAAAAASKTGEKGDKVGGGGGGHGGGGGAGGGAGGGAGAKAAPKKSCGSKGAGGAGGKPHAKLVLAGGGGKAAAEQAGAAALLPLGAAAADHHALFRARTPGAAAAASAAAPAGASLAAPGKPAADRKVKRVYLFGGLGASPPPVGGAGAGADPGDPLGPYEEGGTGRSPEGPGLIGRSSVASSPADGRSYAGLRAASPAPSSAPSRASSSASSRSSACSSAGSSSSDDELEDDPLDLNPSSNFESMSLGSFSSSSALDRDLDLSLEPGAGSHFEFPDYCTPEVSEMISGDWLESSISNLVFTY